In Kitasatospora sp. NBC_00240, the following are encoded in one genomic region:
- a CDS encoding histidine phosphatase family protein produces the protein MSEGSTRRIVLLRHAKADPKHLTEHPDHERPLTARGRSDAPRTGRWLARSGLALDQVLVSTSVRTRETWELTAAELTGPPPADFEPRLYRAGADELRALLEQLPADAATVLVVGHNPGIRDLAGSLAGHGPEEVRKRLDDSGFHTAGIAVLSFAGSWADLGAGPARLDAYWSPRL, from the coding sequence ATGAGCGAAGGATCGACCCGCAGGATCGTTCTGCTGCGGCATGCGAAGGCGGACCCGAAACACCTGACCGAGCACCCGGACCACGAACGGCCGCTGACCGCACGCGGCAGGTCGGACGCACCCCGTACCGGCCGGTGGCTGGCCCGATCGGGCCTGGCCCTGGACCAGGTCCTGGTCTCGACCTCGGTACGCACCCGGGAGACCTGGGAGCTGACGGCCGCCGAACTGACCGGCCCGCCGCCCGCCGACTTCGAGCCGCGCCTCTACCGGGCCGGCGCCGACGAACTCCGCGCCCTGCTCGAACAGCTCCCGGCCGACGCCGCCACGGTGCTGGTGGTCGGCCACAACCCGGGAATCCGGGACCTGGCGGGCAGTCTCGCCGGCCACGGGCCCGAGGAGGTGCGAAAGCGCCTGGACGACTCCGGCTTCCACACCGCCGGCATCGCCGTCCTGAGCTTCGCCGGCTCCTGGGCGGACCTCGGGGCCGGCCCGGCGCGCCTCGACGCCTACTGGTCCCCGCGCCTCTGA
- a CDS encoding PRC-barrel domain-containing protein, which produces MSSIEIWEFRTTSGHVSGTDLVGFHVEATDGAIGKVDKLSEEVGAQYLVVDTGPWIFGRHVLIPAGTVLRVDQADQKVYLDRTKDEVKGSPEFDRAGHDSDAGYQERYAGYYGPFYGGPVI; this is translated from the coding sequence ATGAGCAGCATCGAGATCTGGGAGTTCCGCACCACGTCCGGCCACGTCTCCGGTACGGATCTGGTCGGCTTCCATGTGGAGGCGACGGACGGCGCCATCGGGAAGGTCGACAAGCTGTCCGAGGAGGTCGGCGCCCAGTACCTGGTGGTGGACACCGGTCCGTGGATCTTCGGCCGGCACGTGTTGATCCCGGCGGGCACGGTGCTGCGGGTCGACCAGGCCGACCAGAAGGTCTACCTCGACCGGACCAAGGACGAGGTCAAGGGCAGCCCTGAGTTCGACCGGGCCGGGCACGACAGCGACGCCGGCTACCAGGAGAGGTACGCGGGCTACTACGGCCCGTTCTACGGCGGCCCCGTCATCTGA
- a CDS encoding YfbM family protein: MGMYVSFTRMTPAQLEQAAHDPDWAAEYLDAYYGDGGPCDLSGGLDKAWAGLQFLLDAAEVPVEFLMDGFPIRDDGTLFGWSAEDVRELAKELRAVPFERLAAHYDPARMAAEGVYPNVWEFRPEEELDHLRGSYESLVGFLDSAAASGSAAVMTFG, translated from the coding sequence ATGGGCATGTACGTCTCGTTCACCCGGATGACGCCGGCGCAGCTGGAGCAGGCCGCGCATGATCCCGACTGGGCCGCGGAGTACCTCGACGCCTACTACGGCGACGGCGGCCCGTGCGACCTGTCCGGGGGTCTCGACAAGGCCTGGGCCGGCCTCCAGTTCCTGCTGGACGCCGCCGAGGTGCCGGTCGAGTTCCTGATGGACGGGTTCCCGATCCGCGACGACGGCACCCTGTTCGGGTGGAGCGCCGAGGACGTGCGGGAGCTGGCGAAGGAACTGCGAGCGGTGCCGTTCGAGCGGCTGGCCGCCCACTACGACCCGGCCCGGATGGCGGCGGAGGGGGTGTACCCCAACGTCTGGGAGTTCCGGCCCGAGGAGGAGCTCGACCACCTGCGGGGGTCCTACGAATCGCTGGTGGGGTTCCTGGACTCGGCGGCCGCCTCCGGCTCGGCGGCGGTGATGACCTTCGGTTAG
- a CDS encoding ATP-binding protein: MLQDTDTRRLVLASGGGAVGRCREFAREALTRWDWAPAADGERGEVARDVLLIVSELVTNAAQHADGPIELSLTRSTTGLRVEVADCSPEPPVLRRGADPVLPGGHGLRVVDLLSWSWGSRVHEHGKTVWSEIAAPPAELRRRR, from the coding sequence ATGCTCCAGGACACCGACACCCGACGGCTGGTCCTCGCCTCCGGCGGGGGAGCGGTGGGCCGGTGCCGTGAGTTCGCCCGGGAGGCGCTGACCCGCTGGGACTGGGCGCCGGCCGCCGACGGTGAGCGCGGCGAAGTCGCCCGGGACGTCCTGCTGATCGTCAGCGAACTCGTCACCAACGCGGCCCAGCACGCCGACGGCCCCATCGAACTGAGCCTCACCCGCTCCACCACCGGGCTGCGGGTGGAGGTCGCCGACTGCAGTCCCGAACCCCCGGTGCTGCGCCGCGGCGCTGATCCCGTGCTGCCGGGCGGCCACGGGCTGCGCGTGGTCGACCTGTTGTCCTGGTCCTGGGGCAGTCGCGTGCACGAGCACGGCAAGACCGTCTGGTCCGAGATCGCGGCCCCACCGGCCGAGTTGCGGCGCCGCCGCTGA
- a CDS encoding STAS domain-containing protein, with product MEPESTASELTVAVRTSARGVVVRPEGELDHDTAGPLRDALESAVGDGLGRVVIDCAGLDFCDSTGLNLLLHTRLDAEDAGLLLALADPGPMVSRMLDVTGVRAVFHIYPSVAEALAAPDV from the coding sequence ATGGAGCCCGAAAGCACCGCGTCCGAGCTGACGGTGGCCGTGCGGACCTCCGCACGGGGCGTGGTCGTGCGGCCCGAGGGCGAGCTCGACCACGACACCGCCGGGCCGCTCCGCGACGCATTGGAGAGCGCCGTCGGCGACGGCCTCGGCCGGGTCGTGATCGACTGCGCCGGGCTCGACTTCTGCGACTCCACCGGACTGAACCTGCTGCTGCACACCAGGCTCGACGCCGAGGACGCGGGCCTGCTGCTGGCGCTCGCCGACCCGGGCCCGATGGTCTCGAGAATGCTGGACGTCACGGGTGTCCGGGCGGTCTTCCACATCTACCCGTCCGTCGCCGAGGCGCTCGCCGCACCGGACGTCTGA
- a CDS encoding SigB/SigF/SigG family RNA polymerase sigma factor, translating to MTSVSAPSTPALPETAPRPTEFRLPTRQEMRAMGKTEARELSDALFERLAGLERGSAAYSYVRGTVIELNMPLVRFVAAGFRHRAAELDDIMQVGTVGLIKAVDGYDHRRGVEFLTYAIPTITGEIKRFFRDTSWPVRVPRSLQELYLRVVRCSDRLEQQLGRSPAPEEIAADLDLDVADVDAALRVGCAYRAGSLDALREDREAETGSTLLDRLGEDDGNLTLVEFRESVRPLLADLTPRERTLLLLRFWGGCTQSEIAERIDCSQMQVSRLLAATLGSLRARLEEPAADAP from the coding sequence ATGACCTCCGTGTCCGCCCCCAGCACCCCGGCGCTGCCCGAGACCGCGCCGCGCCCCACCGAATTCCGCCTGCCGACCCGCCAGGAGATGCGGGCCATGGGCAAGACCGAGGCCCGTGAGCTGAGCGACGCGCTCTTCGAACGGCTGGCCGGTCTGGAACGCGGATCCGCGGCCTACAGCTACGTCCGCGGCACCGTCATCGAACTCAACATGCCGCTGGTCCGCTTCGTCGCCGCCGGCTTCCGCCACCGCGCCGCCGAACTGGACGACATCATGCAGGTCGGGACCGTCGGCCTGATCAAGGCTGTGGACGGCTACGACCACCGCCGCGGGGTGGAGTTCCTGACCTACGCGATCCCCACCATCACCGGCGAGATCAAGCGGTTCTTCCGGGACACCTCCTGGCCCGTCCGGGTGCCGCGCAGCCTCCAGGAGCTCTACCTGCGGGTGGTCCGCTGCTCCGACCGGCTGGAGCAGCAGCTCGGGCGGTCGCCGGCGCCCGAGGAGATCGCCGCCGACCTCGACCTCGACGTCGCGGACGTCGACGCCGCCCTGCGCGTCGGCTGCGCCTACCGGGCCGGTTCGCTCGACGCCCTGCGCGAGGACCGCGAGGCCGAGACGGGCAGTACCCTGCTCGACCGGCTCGGCGAGGACGACGGCAACCTCACCCTGGTCGAGTTCCGCGAATCCGTCCGGCCCCTCCTGGCGGACCTCACCCCCCGCGAGCGCACCCTCCTGCTGCTGCGGTTCTGGGGAGGCTGCACCCAGTCCGAGATCGCCGAACGGATCGACTGCTCCCAGATGCAGGTCTCCCGGCTGCTCGCCGCCACCCTCGGCTCGCTCCGCGCCCGGCTGGAGGAGCCGGCGGCGGACGCACCCTGA
- a CDS encoding pyridoxal 5'-phosphate synthase, protein MTETTRNRFRAIAVFEGLDPKGFTTADLAANPLEAVQEWILAAAGAGQAEPHAMTLCTVGADGTPSSRVLLCKDIDGERLYFASHSDSRKGVELADNPRVAVQFHWPVVGRQLRLTGTATATDRAASEADFAERGRGSRLSAHLHRATAPGDREEVLAECRRLSDAHPQDIPCPPSWTLYGIVPSEVEFWEAGTDRVHTRVRCLRAAETLTGNGTSDDATPGDWYREYLWP, encoded by the coding sequence GTGACCGAGACGACGCGCAACCGATTCAGGGCCATTGCGGTGTTCGAAGGCTTGGACCCGAAGGGCTTCACCACCGCGGACCTGGCCGCCAACCCGCTGGAAGCCGTGCAGGAGTGGATCCTCGCCGCGGCCGGCGCGGGTCAGGCCGAGCCGCACGCGATGACCCTCTGCACGGTCGGCGCCGACGGCACTCCCTCCAGCCGGGTGCTGCTCTGCAAGGACATCGACGGGGAGCGGCTCTACTTCGCCTCGCACTCCGACAGCCGCAAGGGCGTGGAACTGGCCGACAACCCGCGCGTCGCCGTGCAGTTCCACTGGCCCGTGGTCGGACGCCAACTGCGCCTTACGGGAACCGCGACGGCCACCGACCGGGCCGCCTCCGAGGCGGACTTCGCCGAGCGCGGCCGGGGCTCGCGGCTCTCCGCCCACCTCCACCGGGCCACGGCACCCGGCGACCGCGAGGAGGTGCTGGCCGAGTGCCGCCGCCTGTCGGACGCCCACCCGCAGGACATCCCCTGCCCGCCCAGCTGGACCTTGTACGGCATCGTCCCGAGCGAGGTGGAGTTCTGGGAGGCCGGCACCGACCGCGTCCACACCCGGGTCCGCTGTCTGCGCGCCGCCGAAACCCTGACGGGCAACGGGACTTCGGACGATGCGACGCCCGGTGACTGGTACAGGGAGTACCTCTGGCCGTGA
- a CDS encoding ATP-binding protein produces the protein MTGKHHSIRATGWARKLPIGSGVRAGRQWARRHLDELGWTSTAPETADAVVLIVSELVTNAHVHAGSSADLVLTWDGTCLYVSVHDSSSEAPRPREADADAVSGRGMALVDALADDWQTRTGERGKTVTACFHPPGRPGHRHPEITETGS, from the coding sequence ATGACCGGGAAGCACCATTCGATCAGGGCGACGGGCTGGGCCCGGAAGCTGCCGATCGGCAGTGGGGTGCGGGCCGGACGGCAGTGGGCCCGGCGGCACCTGGACGAGCTGGGGTGGACGTCGACGGCCCCGGAGACCGCCGACGCGGTGGTGCTGATCGTCTCGGAGCTCGTCACCAACGCGCACGTGCATGCCGGCAGCAGTGCCGATCTGGTGCTGACCTGGGACGGCACCTGCCTGTACGTCAGTGTCCACGACTCCTCGTCGGAGGCGCCCCGCCCCCGGGAGGCCGACGCCGACGCCGTCTCCGGCCGTGGGATGGCGCTGGTGGACGCGCTCGCCGACGACTGGCAGACCCGGACCGGTGAGCGGGGCAAGACGGTGACGGCCTGCTTCCACCCGCCCGGCCGTCCGGGCCATCGTCACCCGGAGATCACGGAGACCGGTTCGTAG
- a CDS encoding LuxR C-terminal-related transcriptional regulator, giving the protein MPPSGRNTRPHGARPLLATGATNRDIAHALALSVRTAEHHVASTLKKLGVDRRGPHPALTVGRRVAPSGGGPAVDRPAHQVDAPGGRIRPPDACYRSDT; this is encoded by the coding sequence CTGCCCCCGTCCGGCCGAAACACGCGCCCCCATGGGGCTCGGCCACTCCTCGCCACCGGCGCGACCAACCGGGACATCGCCCATGCCCTGGCCCTGTCCGTCCGTACCGCCGAGCACCATGTCGCCAGCACCCTCAAGAAGCTCGGCGTGGATCGACGAGGCCCTCACCCCGCCCTGACCGTGGGGCGACGGGTGGCGCCGTCCGGTGGCGGTCCCGCCGTCGACCGCCCCGCGCACCAGGTGGACGCGCCCGGTGGACGCATCCGCCCACCGGATGCGTGCTACCGATCCGACACCTGA
- a CDS encoding GNAT family N-acetyltransferase: MTTTAQEPDTEADLSDRPASVRGRGVVLTPLDVDDAELLQRWRSDPVAAHALGSWPRPLTALRERLERDIGSNGRDDFLILLPDGTPVGHTAVFNQDYGDATAELELVLAPEHRGRGLALDALNALTDLTFGELPLHRLQADTHATNDAALATLAAAGFAREGVRRSVCIHRGRRHDVAVLSLLRPEWEAQSRPKAWELPMPPETSG, from the coding sequence ATGACCACCACGGCGCAGGAGCCGGACACCGAGGCCGATCTGAGCGATCGTCCGGCCTCCGTACGAGGGCGGGGCGTCGTCCTCACCCCGCTGGACGTCGACGACGCCGAGCTCCTCCAGCGCTGGCGTTCGGACCCGGTCGCCGCGCACGCGCTCGGGAGCTGGCCGCGCCCGCTCACCGCCCTGCGTGAGCGCCTCGAACGCGACATCGGGAGCAACGGCCGCGACGACTTCCTCATCCTGCTGCCCGACGGAACCCCGGTCGGACACACCGCGGTCTTCAACCAGGACTACGGCGACGCCACCGCCGAGCTGGAACTGGTGCTCGCCCCGGAGCACCGTGGCCGGGGCCTCGCCCTGGACGCCCTGAACGCCCTGACCGACCTCACGTTCGGCGAACTTCCCCTGCACCGCCTGCAGGCGGACACCCACGCCACCAACGACGCCGCACTCGCCACACTCGCCGCGGCCGGGTTCGCCCGCGAAGGCGTCCGCCGCTCCGTCTGCATCCACCGGGGGCGGCGCCACGACGTGGCCGTGCTCTCCCTGCTGCGCCCCGAGTGGGAGGCCCAGTCCCGTCCGAAGGCCTGGGAGCTGCCGATGCCTCCGGAGACATCCGGCTGA
- the sigJ gene encoding RNA polymerase sigma factor SigJ, whose amino-acid sequence MSTSSAPGHDRSEPGPGAIVGERSRLINIAYRLLGSLAEAEDAVQETYARWYAMSPPQQEAIASPGAWLTTVAGRICLDQLGSARARRERYVGEWIPEPLPDRTEWIGGPAGGGRAEPADPADRVTLDESVNMAFLVVLESMTPAERVAFILHDVFRYPFTEIAEIVGRTPAACRQLASSARRRTRAVQAPVLPKAGQAGLVRHFKEAWEARDIKALVGLLDPDATMIADGGGLVGAVLRPVEGSERIAQYLIHIADKAPGLTLLERTVNGRPGLVAQHGGVTVTVAAFGLAGDRVTRIWAVRNPEKLRPWTESGQN is encoded by the coding sequence ATGAGCACCTCGTCGGCGCCAGGTCACGACCGGTCCGAGCCGGGGCCGGGCGCGATCGTCGGCGAGCGGAGCCGGCTGATCAACATCGCGTACCGGCTGCTCGGCTCGCTGGCCGAGGCCGAGGACGCGGTGCAGGAGACCTACGCCCGCTGGTACGCGATGTCGCCGCCGCAGCAGGAGGCCATCGCATCGCCCGGCGCCTGGCTGACGACGGTGGCCGGCCGGATCTGTCTGGACCAGCTCGGTTCGGCGCGGGCCCGGCGCGAGCGCTACGTCGGCGAATGGATCCCCGAGCCGCTGCCCGACCGTACCGAGTGGATCGGCGGCCCGGCGGGCGGCGGCAGGGCCGAGCCGGCCGATCCCGCCGACCGGGTCACCCTGGACGAGTCGGTGAACATGGCCTTTCTCGTCGTACTGGAGTCGATGACCCCGGCCGAGCGGGTGGCGTTCATCCTGCACGACGTCTTCCGGTACCCCTTCACCGAGATAGCCGAGATCGTCGGCCGGACGCCGGCGGCCTGCCGGCAACTGGCGTCCTCGGCCCGGCGACGGACGCGCGCCGTGCAGGCCCCGGTGCTCCCCAAGGCCGGTCAGGCCGGTCTGGTCCGGCATTTCAAGGAGGCGTGGGAGGCCAGGGACATCAAGGCCCTCGTCGGTCTGCTCGACCCCGACGCCACGATGATCGCCGACGGCGGGGGACTGGTCGGCGCCGTCCTGCGGCCGGTCGAGGGCAGCGAGCGCATCGCCCAGTACCTGATCCACATCGCGGACAAGGCCCCCGGTCTGACGCTCCTGGAACGGACCGTCAACGGCCGGCCCGGCCTGGTCGCCCAGCACGGCGGCGTCACCGTGACCGTGGCGGCCTTCGGCCTCGCCGGCGATCGCGTCACCCGCATCTGGGCGGTGCGCAACCCGGAGAAGCTCCGCCCCTGGACCGAGTCGGGGCAGAACTGA
- a CDS encoding extracellular solute-binding protein, translating to MAVSRRGAYTLAACLCAVALGLGGCGSEGSGKPVAPAQAASAEDVGGMETLIKEAQAEGQLNTSTLLPHWASYGALMDGFAKKYGIKVVNDNPDGSSQQEIDDIKRLRGQANSPDVLDLGDSFAQSAAREDLLAPYRTVPYNQIPSSQKDSKARWVNSYGGYVAIGCDANRVATCPVSFNDLLKPEYKGMVALTGKPVTAGSAFAAVYAAALANGGSFDDIQPGIDFFAQLDKVGNYNRANASVSAIAAGQTPIVIEWDFLNLQHTDELKPSGVDWKVSIPFDGSFSQYYAQAVNKDAPHPAAARLWEEYLAAPEGQNLRLVEFARPVLMDVMAKNGTLDTALAERLPTVEGTPTFPTEAQLAKAHETVRTNWPTAVPD from the coding sequence GTGGCTGTATCCCGTCGGGGCGCGTACACCCTCGCCGCCTGCCTGTGCGCCGTGGCCCTCGGGCTCGGTGGCTGCGGCTCGGAGGGGTCGGGGAAGCCGGTGGCTCCCGCCCAGGCCGCGTCCGCCGAGGACGTGGGCGGGATGGAGACGCTGATCAAGGAGGCACAGGCCGAGGGCCAGCTCAACACGAGCACCCTGCTGCCGCACTGGGCGAGCTACGGGGCCCTGATGGACGGGTTCGCGAAGAAGTACGGGATCAAGGTCGTCAACGACAACCCGGACGGCTCCAGCCAGCAGGAGATCGACGACATCAAGCGCCTCCGGGGGCAGGCGAACTCGCCCGACGTGCTCGACCTCGGTGACTCCTTCGCCCAGTCCGCGGCGCGGGAGGACCTGCTGGCCCCGTACCGGACCGTCCCGTACAACCAGATCCCGTCCTCCCAGAAGGACAGCAAGGCCCGCTGGGTCAACAGCTACGGCGGCTACGTCGCCATCGGCTGCGACGCCAACCGCGTCGCCACCTGCCCCGTGTCGTTCAACGATCTGCTGAAGCCCGAGTACAAGGGCATGGTCGCGCTCACCGGCAAGCCGGTGACCGCCGGGTCGGCCTTCGCGGCCGTGTACGCGGCGGCGCTCGCCAACGGGGGCTCGTTCGACGACATCCAGCCGGGCATCGACTTCTTCGCCCAGCTCGACAAGGTCGGCAACTACAACCGTGCCAACGCCTCGGTGAGCGCGATCGCCGCCGGCCAGACACCGATCGTCATCGAGTGGGACTTCCTCAACCTCCAGCACACCGACGAACTCAAGCCGTCGGGCGTGGACTGGAAGGTGTCCATCCCGTTCGACGGCAGCTTCTCGCAGTACTACGCGCAGGCCGTCAACAAGGACGCCCCCCACCCTGCCGCGGCCCGGCTGTGGGAGGAGTACCTCGCCGCTCCGGAGGGCCAGAACCTGCGGTTGGTGGAATTCGCCCGACCGGTGCTGATGGACGTGATGGCGAAGAACGGCACCCTCGACACCGCACTCGCCGAGCGGCTGCCGACCGTCGAGGGCACCCCCACCTTCCCGACCGAGGCCCAGCTCGCCAAGGCGCACGAGACCGTCCGGACGAACTGGCCGACGGCCGTCCCCGACTGA
- the sigJ gene encoding RNA polymerase sigma factor SigJ: MTTPSEQVQRQADEQRDAGLSAIMSERRHLLNLAYRLLGSLADAEDVVQETYARWYVMSRAEQESIASPGAWLTTVAGRICLNLLGSARARRESYVGAWIPEPLPAQAGRIAGAAGGVGADPADRITLDESVTMAFLVVFESMTPAERVAFVLHDVFRYPFAEVAEIVGRSPAACRQLASSGRRRIAAARAGASPDAALRASVVRRFKVAWEAQDIEALIGLLDPGAVAIADGGGRAVARLLPIEGAEQIARLYLTIARLAPPRTILERTVNGLPGLAVESEGLIETVFAFEVARDDRITHIWAVRNPDKLRPWRPS, from the coding sequence ATGACCACCCCGTCGGAACAGGTGCAGCGGCAGGCGGACGAGCAGCGGGACGCCGGCCTGAGCGCGATCATGAGCGAGCGGCGGCACCTGCTGAATCTCGCCTACCGGCTGCTCGGCTCCCTGGCCGACGCGGAGGACGTCGTCCAGGAGACGTACGCCCGCTGGTACGTGATGTCCCGGGCGGAGCAGGAGTCCATCGCGTCGCCGGGCGCCTGGCTGACGACGGTGGCCGGCCGCATCTGCCTGAACCTGCTCGGCTCGGCGCGCGCCCGGCGGGAGTCCTACGTCGGCGCGTGGATCCCGGAGCCGCTGCCCGCCCAGGCCGGGCGGATCGCCGGGGCGGCCGGCGGCGTCGGCGCGGACCCGGCCGACCGGATCACCCTGGACGAGTCGGTGACCATGGCCTTCCTGGTGGTGTTCGAATCGATGACGCCGGCCGAGCGGGTCGCTTTCGTGCTGCACGACGTCTTCCGCTACCCGTTCGCCGAGGTGGCCGAGATCGTCGGCCGCAGCCCGGCGGCCTGCCGCCAGCTGGCGTCCTCGGGTCGCCGCCGCATCGCCGCCGCGCGGGCCGGGGCGAGCCCGGACGCGGCCCTGCGGGCGAGCGTCGTCCGGCGGTTCAAGGTGGCCTGGGAGGCGCAGGACATCGAGGCCCTGATCGGCCTGCTCGACCCGGGCGCCGTCGCGATCGCCGACGGCGGCGGCCGCGCCGTCGCCCGCCTGCTGCCGATCGAGGGCGCCGAGCAGATCGCCCGGCTCTATCTGACCATCGCCCGCCTCGCGCCGCCCCGGACGATCCTCGAGCGCACGGTCAACGGGCTGCCGGGCCTGGCGGTCGAGTCCGAGGGCCTGATCGAGACGGTGTTCGCGTTCGAGGTCGCGCGCGACGACCGCATCACGCACATCTGGGCGGTGCGCAACCCGGACAAGCTCCGCCCGTGGCGGCCGTCCTGA